Proteins encoded within one genomic window of Citricoccus muralis:
- a CDS encoding IS30 family transposase yields the protein MGRPAGWLKELTGRDPMLSPGAPKSRRSVERQFWKEIATGVSSEEAAAAVGVSQAVGARWFRQGGGMTTITLAEPGGRYLSFVEREEIALLRTQKVGVREIARRLGRDASTVSRELRRNAATRGGKLQYRASVAQWKSELMSRRPKTAKLVNNPRLRTYVQERLDGRVRLPGSTVVDGPTVPVWRGRNKPHRGDRAWSIAWSPEQISQRLKIDFSDDDSMRISHEAIYQSLYIEGRGALKRELVAALRTGRSLRKPRARAQNKPQGHVTSDVVISQRPAEAADRAVPGHWEGDLTIGTNRSAIGTLVERKSRSTLLVHLPRLDGYGQQPRVKNGPALAGYGAEAMVKALTVSMAKLPQQLRKTITWDRGKELSDHAQFAVETGTKVYFADPHSPWQRPTNENTNGVLRQYFPKGTDLSRWSSEELEAVAYTLNNRPRKVLGWRTPSEVFSEQLESVEKTGVATTD from the coding sequence ATGGGTCGACCAGCAGGGTGGCTGAAGGAATTGACAGGCAGAGATCCGATGCTCTCGCCAGGTGCTCCGAAGAGCAGGCGCAGCGTCGAGCGGCAGTTCTGGAAGGAGATCGCAACTGGGGTCTCCTCGGAGGAAGCTGCTGCCGCGGTCGGAGTGTCGCAGGCTGTGGGAGCTCGATGGTTCCGGCAAGGTGGTGGCATGACAACGATCACACTCGCCGAGCCCGGCGGTCGGTATCTGTCCTTCGTTGAGCGCGAGGAAATCGCGTTGCTCCGCACCCAGAAGGTCGGGGTTCGCGAGATCGCGAGGAGACTCGGTCGTGATGCGTCGACGGTGTCGCGTGAGTTGCGCCGGAATGCGGCAACCAGGGGCGGGAAGCTGCAGTATCGGGCATCCGTGGCTCAGTGGAAGTCTGAGCTGATGTCGCGTCGACCGAAGACAGCGAAACTGGTCAATAACCCGCGGTTACGCACTTACGTGCAGGAGCGTCTTGACGGGCGTGTACGGCTACCAGGCAGTACCGTGGTCGATGGGCCCACGGTCCCGGTGTGGAGGGGACGGAACAAGCCCCACCGCGGGGATCGGGCGTGGTCGATCGCGTGGAGTCCGGAGCAGATCTCTCAACGGTTGAAGATCGATTTCAGCGATGATGACAGCATGAGGATCAGTCACGAAGCCATCTATCAATCCCTGTACATCGAGGGGCGTGGAGCGCTCAAACGAGAGCTCGTGGCAGCGTTGCGGACTGGGCGGTCGCTGCGCAAGCCCAGAGCTCGAGCCCAGAACAAACCGCAGGGGCATGTCACCTCTGATGTGGTCATCTCTCAGCGTCCGGCCGAAGCCGCTGATCGAGCTGTGCCAGGGCACTGGGAGGGCGATCTGACCATCGGAACGAACAGGTCTGCCATCGGCACGCTCGTCGAGCGTAAGTCCCGATCGACGTTGCTGGTACACCTGCCCAGACTCGATGGCTATGGGCAGCAGCCGCGGGTGAAGAACGGGCCCGCGCTAGCCGGCTACGGAGCCGAAGCGATGGTGAAGGCGCTGACAGTATCGATGGCGAAGCTGCCGCAACAACTGCGTAAGACGATCACCTGGGACCGTGGCAAGGAACTGTCGGACCATGCCCAGTTCGCGGTGGAAACGGGCACGAAGGTGTATTTTGCCGATCCGCATTCACCGTGGCAGAGACCGACGAATGAGAACACCAATGGAGTGTTGCGTCAGTACTTCCCGAAGGGCACAGACCTCTCGAGGTGGAGCTCAGAAGAACTCGAGGCTGTCGCCTACACGCTGAATAATCGACCTCGGAAAGTCCTGGGGTGGAGAACACCGTCAGAAGTCTTTTCCGAGCAGTTAGAATCAGTTGAAAAGACTGGTGTTGCGACCACCGATTGA